The Oryctolagus cuniculus chromosome 5, mOryCun1.1, whole genome shotgun sequence genome includes a region encoding these proteins:
- the C5H6orf120 gene encoding UPF0669 protein C6orf120 homolog encodes MRTSPSWAPPVMAAPRRAAPWRSALLMLLAAQALASVGCSEEEAIPEEWVLLHVVQGQVGAGNYSYLRLNHEGKVILRMRSFRGDADLYVSDSTLHPSFDDYELQSVTCGQDTVWIPAHFQRPVGIGIYGHPSHHESEFEMKVYYDRTVEQYPFGEAAYSDGAEPGQKPPYAPEDTPQEEESVLWTIVISILKLVLEILF; translated from the coding sequence ATGAGGACATCCCCAAGCTGGGCGCCGCCCGTGATGGCCGCTCCCCGGAGGGCCGCTCCCTGGAGGAGCGCGCTCCTGATGCTGCTGGCCGCCCAAGCCCTGGCCTCCGTGGGCTGCTCGGAGGAGGAGGCGATCCCCGAAGAGTGGGTGCTGCTGCATGTCGTCCAGGGCCAGGTGGGCGCCGGGAATTACAGCTACTTGAGGCTGAACCACGAGGGGAAGGTCATTCTCAGGATGCGGAGCTTCAGAGGGGACGCAGACCTGTACGTCTCCGACAGCACCCTCCACCCGAGTTTCGACGACTACGAGCTGCAGTCGGTCACCTGCGGCCAGGACACTGTTTGGATACCGGCCCATTTCCAGCGGCCCGTGGGAATAGGCATCTACGGACACCCGTCCCACCACGAGAGCGAGTTTGAGATGAAAGTGTATTACGACAGGACCGTGGAGCAGTACCCGTTCGGTGAGGCCGCCTACTCGGACGGGGCCGAGCCCGGCCAGAAGCCCCCCTATGCTCCCGAAGACACGCCCCAGGAGGAGGAGTCCGTCCTCTGGACGATAGTAATCAGCATCCTGAAGCTGGTACTGGAGATCCTTTTCTGA